One part of the Anguilla anguilla isolate fAngAng1 chromosome 11, fAngAng1.pri, whole genome shotgun sequence genome encodes these proteins:
- the LOC118207581 gene encoding E3 ubiquitin/ISG15 ligase TRIM25-like isoform X1 has translation MRLGKTFHPSLPVSASTLPLPAGSVRGAEPRGEAAVAVMSLSEPRGTLARETVALETLALELSCPVCLQLFSDPVMLPCRHNYCRACAEGTARGDPPHRCPECRAEYGGADALRPNFKLRGIIESYKATAETTETAGAEETTATVSGAVRCEHCLGDGEPAVKTCLRCDVSLCAQHLQRHLLRDAAKRHSLVEPRRGAGPASACPLHREEPEYFCGSDGAFLCDACLAQGGHRDHDVKTLEAAEAEFRRALEGQEKEARTRLQMAELLAQRGSGDEAVFRAAGDKLGAKALALLGGMADLVDGYRARLVKLLDEDRRRLEEGWRESLRQSGEQQRLLREAQRDAAAVLRESDRRRFVRLFLEAEPSIRAATASGGPAPAPAAMPAPLDVKKLSAGARTDHFRAEVARLLQALVVLLCPLELTFDPNTAHPSLLLSNDLRTAKYSAAKLPQLDHPDRFQTAPQVLCAQGFSGGEHVWVVEMGQCMWSVGLSYKSVPRRGDHSRLGHNPVSWRVQWKNRKLTACHASCNVALAEAVPPSRVEVALDYEGGTLSFHSVAGGRQHLHTFRATFRETVYPAFSIHSTTPQSWITLQS, from the coding sequence ATGCGGCTCGGCAAGACGTTTCATCCGTCTCTTCCAGTAAGCGCATCGACGCTCCCACTTCCTGCCGGCTCAGTGCGCGGCGCAGAGCCCCGAGGAGAAGCAGCGGTTGCGGTCATGTCTCTCTCCGAACCGCGGGGAACCCTCGCCCGTGAAACCGTCGCCCTGGAAACCCTCGCCCTGGAGCTGAGCTGCCCCGTCTGCCTGCAGCTGTTCTCCGACCCGGTGATGCTGCCCTGCAGGCACAACTACTGCCGCGCGTGCGCGGAGGGCACCGCCCGGGGGGACCCGCCGCACCGCTGCCCCGAGTGCCGCGCGGAGTACGGCGGCGCGGACGCGCTGCGCCCCAACTTCAAGCTCCGCGGCATCATCGAGAGCTACAAGGCCACGGCGGAGACCACGGAGAcggcgggggcggaggagacGACGGCGACGGTGAGCGGGGCGGTGCGGTGCGAGCACTGCCTGGGCGACGGCGAGCCCGCCGTCAAAACCTGCCTGAGGTGCGACGTGTCGCTGTGCGCCCAGCACctgcagcgccacctgctgAGGGACGCGGCCAAGCGCCACTCGCTGGTGgagccgcggcgcggcgcggggcCGGCGTCGGCCTGCCCGCTGCACCGCGAGGAGCCCGAGTACTTCTGCGGCAGCGACGGCGCCTTCCTCTGCGACGCCTGCCTGGCGCAGGGCGGCCACCGCGACCACGACGTCAAGACCCTGGAGGCGGCGGAGGCGGAGTTCCGGCGGGCGCTGGAGGGCCAGGAGAAGGAGGCGCGGACCCGGCTGCAGATGGCCGAGCTGCTGGCGCAGCGGGGCTCCGGGGACGAGGCCGTCTTCAGGGCCGCCGGCGACAAGCTGGGGGCCAAGGCCCTGGCGCTGCTGGGCGGCATGGCGGACCTGGTGGACGGGTACCGGGCCCGGCTGGTCAAGCTGCTGGACGAGGACCGGCGGCGCCTGGAGGAGGGCTGGCGGGAGAGCCTGCGGCAGTCCGGCGAGCAGCAGCGCCTCCTGCGGGAGGCCCAGCGCGACGCGGCGGCGGTCCTGCGCGAGTCCGACCGGCGCCGCTTCGTCCGCCTCTTCCTGGAGGCGGAGCCTAGCATCAGAGCCGCCACCGCCTCCGGGGGCCCGGCGCCGGCCCCGGCGGCGATGCCGGCCCCGCTGGACGTGAAGAAGCTCTCTGCCGGCGCGCGGACGGACCACTTCCGGGCGGAGGTCGCGCGGCTGCTCCAGGCCCTGGTGGTCCTCCTCTGCCCGCTGGAGCTGACCTTCGACCCCAACACGGCCCACCCCAGCCTGCTCCTCTCCAACGACCTGCGGACGGCCAAGTACAGCGCCGCCAAGCTGCCCCAGCTGGACCACCCCGACAGGTTCCAGACGGCCCCCCAGGTGCTCTGCGCCCAGGGCTTCTCTGGCGGGGAGCACGTCTGGGTGGTGGAGATGGGCCAGTGCATGTGGTCCGTGGGCCTGTCCTACAAGAGCGTCCCCCGCAGGGGCGACCACAGCCGGCTGGGGCACAACCCGGTCTCGTGGCGCGTCCAGTGGAAGAACAGGAAGCTGACGGCGTGCCACGCCTCCTGCAACGTGGCGCTGGCCGAGGCGGTGCCGCCCTCGCGGGTGGAGGTGGCGCTGGACTACGAGGGGGGCACCCTCAGCTTCCACAGCGTCGCGGGGGGCCGGCAGCACCTGCACACCTTCCGGGCCACCTTCAGGGAGACGGTGTACCCCGCTTTCAGCATccactccaccaccccccagTCCTGGATCACCCTGCAGAGCTGA
- the LOC118207581 gene encoding E3 ubiquitin/ISG15 ligase TRIM25-like isoform X2 produces the protein MRLGKTFHPSLPVSASTLPLPAGSVRGAEPRGEAAVAVMSLSEPRGTLARETVALETLALELSCPVCLQLFSDPVMLPCRHNYCRACAEGTARGDPPHRCPECRAEYGGADALRPNFKLRGIIESYKATAETTETAGAEETTATVSGAVRCEHCLGDGEPAVKTCLRCDVSLCAQHLQRHLLRDAAKRHSLVEPRRGAGPASACPLHREEPEYFCGSDGAFLCDACLAQGGHRDHDVKTLEAAEAEFRRALEGQEKEARTRLQMAELLAQRGSGDEAVFRAAGDKLGAKALALLGGMADLVDGYRARLVKLLDEDRRRLEEGWRESLRQSGEQQRLLREAQRDAAAVLRESDRRRFVRLFLEAEPSIRAATASGGPAPAPAAMPAPLDVKKLSAGARTDHFRAEVARLLQALVVLLCPLELTFDPNTAHPSLLLSNDLRTAKYSAAKLPQLDHPDRFQTAPQVLCAQGFSGGEHVWVVEMGQCMWSVGLSYKSVPRRGDHSRLGHNPVSWRVQWKNRKLTACHASCNVALDYEGGTLSFHSVAGGRQHLHTFRATFRETVYPAFSIHSTTPQSWITLQS, from the exons ATGCGGCTCGGCAAGACGTTTCATCCGTCTCTTCCAGTAAGCGCATCGACGCTCCCACTTCCTGCCGGCTCAGTGCGCGGCGCAGAGCCCCGAGGAGAAGCAGCGGTTGCGGTCATGTCTCTCTCCGAACCGCGGGGAACCCTCGCCCGTGAAACCGTCGCCCTGGAAACCCTCGCCCTGGAGCTGAGCTGCCCCGTCTGCCTGCAGCTGTTCTCCGACCCGGTGATGCTGCCCTGCAGGCACAACTACTGCCGCGCGTGCGCGGAGGGCACCGCCCGGGGGGACCCGCCGCACCGCTGCCCCGAGTGCCGCGCGGAGTACGGCGGCGCGGACGCGCTGCGCCCCAACTTCAAGCTCCGCGGCATCATCGAGAGCTACAAGGCCACGGCGGAGACCACGGAGAcggcgggggcggaggagacGACGGCGACGGTGAGCGGGGCGGTGCGGTGCGAGCACTGCCTGGGCGACGGCGAGCCCGCCGTCAAAACCTGCCTGAGGTGCGACGTGTCGCTGTGCGCCCAGCACctgcagcgccacctgctgAGGGACGCGGCCAAGCGCCACTCGCTGGTGgagccgcggcgcggcgcggggcCGGCGTCGGCCTGCCCGCTGCACCGCGAGGAGCCCGAGTACTTCTGCGGCAGCGACGGCGCCTTCCTCTGCGACGCCTGCCTGGCGCAGGGCGGCCACCGCGACCACGACGTCAAGACCCTGGAGGCGGCGGAGGCGGAGTTCCGGCGGGCGCTGGAGGGCCAGGAGAAGGAGGCGCGGACCCGGCTGCAGATGGCCGAGCTGCTGGCGCAGCGGGGCTCCGGGGACGAGGCCGTCTTCAGGGCCGCCGGCGACAAGCTGGGGGCCAAGGCCCTGGCGCTGCTGGGCGGCATGGCGGACCTGGTGGACGGGTACCGGGCCCGGCTGGTCAAGCTGCTGGACGAGGACCGGCGGCGCCTGGAGGAGGGCTGGCGGGAGAGCCTGCGGCAGTCCGGCGAGCAGCAGCGCCTCCTGCGGGAGGCCCAGCGCGACGCGGCGGCGGTCCTGCGCGAGTCCGACCGGCGCCGCTTCGTCCGCCTCTTCCTGGAGGCGGAGCCTAGCATCAGAGCCGCCACCGCCTCCGGGGGCCCGGCGCCGGCCCCGGCGGCGATGCCGGCCCCGCTGGACGTGAAGAAGCTCTCTGCCGGCGCGCGGACGGACCACTTCCGGGCGGAGGTCGCGCGGCTGCTCCAGGCCCTGGTGGTCCTCCTCTGCCCGCTGGAGCTGACCTTCGACCCCAACACGGCCCACCCCAGCCTGCTCCTCTCCAACGACCTGCGGACGGCCAAGTACAGCGCCGCCAAGCTGCCCCAGCTGGACCACCCCGACAGGTTCCAGACGGCCCCCCAGGTGCTCTGCGCCCAGGGCTTCTCTGGCGGGGAGCACGTCTGGGTGGTGGAGATGGGCCAGTGCATGTGGTCCGTGGGCCTGTCCTACAAGAGCGTCCCCCGCAGGGGCGACCACAGCCGGCTGGGGCACAACCCGGTCTCGTGGCGCGTCCAGTGGAAGAACAGGAAGCTGACGGCGTGCCACGCCTCCTGCAAC GTGGCGCTGGACTACGAGGGGGGCACCCTCAGCTTCCACAGCGTCGCGGGGGGCCGGCAGCACCTGCACACCTTCCGGGCCACCTTCAGGGAGACGGTGTACCCCGCTTTCAGCATccactccaccaccccccagTCCTGGATCACCCTGCAGAGCTGA